A segment of the Anaerolineae bacterium genome:
GCGTCCTGGAAGAGCGCGACCTGTTGAGCATGCTCGCGCGCGAAATGGCCGCGCCGGGCAGTATCCAGGTCATCATCGGCGGCGAAGGCCGCTGGGAAGGGCTAAGCGCCTGCAGTGTGGTGCTCTCCCGCTACGGCTGGCGCGATCGCGTCACCGGCCTGCTGGGCGTGCTGGGCCCCATGCGCATGCCCTACGCCCGCAATATCTCAGCCGTGCGCTACGTTTCCGACGTGCTCAGCGAGTTGATTCGCTCCCTGTACGCCGAGGAAAAATTGCCCGCTGAAAACGAAGCGGACATTATCGACATGGAGGAATAACCAGTGTCTGCAGACCGACACCCAGGAGGTGATGAACCTGTGAAAGATAACGGCAAGGAGAAACTGGAATTTGGACAGGAGCCGGCCCTCGGGCCTGCCGGCGATGCTCCCACCACCGAAACTCCCCCCACTTCTCCCACGGGGGAGGAAGTGGCGGAGACCGCGCCCGGCGAGGCGGAGCTGGCCGAACTGCGCCGGCAGTTGGAGGAAACCCAGGCCAAAGCCGACGAGTACCTGGATCAGTGGCGGCGCTCCGTGGCGGAATTCTCCAATTTCCGCAAACGCATGGAGCGCGACCGCCAGGAGTTCCAGAAGACGGCCACCGCCGATTTTCTCAAGCGCCTGCTCCCCATCGTCGACGATATGGAGCGCGCCTTCGCCCATCTGCCGGCGGAGCTGGCCGGCCATGAATGGATCATCGGCATGCAAATGGTGTATCAGAAACTCCTGGACCTCCTGCGCCAGGAAGGCCTGCAGGCCATCGAGGCGGAAGGCGGCCAGTTCGACCCCCTCTACCACGAGGCGGTTTCCTATGAAGAGAGCGCCGAACACGAGGACGGCGCCATCATCGGCGTGGTGCGGCGGGGATACCGCTTCGGCGAGCGGGTCCTGCGGCCGGCGCAGGTGCGCGTCGCCCGCCGGCGCGAGACCACAGAGGCCGGCGGCTCCGGCTCCTGAACCCCTTCATTATTAATTCTTATGAGACGCTAGGAGAATAACACATATGGGCAGAATCGTTGGCATTGACCTGGGCACGACAAACTCGGTAGTTGCCGTTATGGAGGGCGGTGAACCAACCGTCATCCCCAGCGCGGAAGGCTCCCGGCTGTTCCCTTCGGTCGTGGCCGTCAACCCGAAGACCGGCGAACGCATGGTCGGCCTGGTCGCCAAGCGGCAGGCCATCACCAACCCGGAGAACACCATCTTTTCCATCAAGCGCTTCATGGGGCGCAAATATAACGAGCCATCCGTCCAACGCGATATCGAGCTGGTGCCCTACAAGGTGACCGCCGCTCCCAACGGCGATGTGCGCGTCGTCATGGGCGGGCGGGAATATTCCCCGCCGGAGATCTCGGCCATGATCCTGCAGAAGATCAAGCAGGACGCCGAGGCCTATCTGGGCGA
Coding sequences within it:
- a CDS encoding nucleotide exchange factor GrpE; this encodes MKDNGKEKLEFGQEPALGPAGDAPTTETPPTSPTGEEVAETAPGEAELAELRRQLEETQAKADEYLDQWRRSVAEFSNFRKRMERDRQEFQKTATADFLKRLLPIVDDMERAFAHLPAELAGHEWIIGMQMVYQKLLDLLRQEGLQAIEAEGGQFDPLYHEAVSYEESAEHEDGAIIGVVRRGYRFGERVLRPAQVRVARRRETTEAGGSGS